A region of Nocardioides alkalitolerans DNA encodes the following proteins:
- a CDS encoding xanthine dehydrogenase family protein molybdopterin-binding subunit, with protein MSGTSTEAVTRIVPEQLPARAMGRHLDRQDGVAKVTGAATYAVEHPVDGEVLHAWLVTSTTARGRVLRVDASDALDHPGVLRVLDHESAPRLADTEDRELAVLQDDRIAFRGQIVAMVVATSSEAAREGALLVRVHQHEEPAEVVFDEHSATYAPDEVNAGAETDTRDGDPDAVLATAPVGVDATYVTPHEFNSPMEPHAATATWDGALLTLHDSTQAVHAVRATLAPVLGLEPEQVRVLAPYVGGGFGSKGLPHAPEVAVALAALALPGHPVRLAVTRQQMFALTGHRTATRSRVRLGAEPDGTLLALRHDTTSQTSRVKEFAEQSATAARMMYAAPHRATTHRVAALDVPVPSWMRAPGEMPGMHALEVALDELAVAAGVDPIDLRERNEPEVDPESGKPFNGRRLVECLRLGAERFGWSERPAEPRARADGDWWVGTGVASATYPMLFSPGNTARVRSLGDGRYGVDVGAVDLGTGARTVLVQIAADALQVAPDCIDLAIGDTDLPFATVAGGSSGTSSWGSAIAAAAQQFRHDHGASPDPGLHTTAASGAYADTDGHALHSFGAVFAEARVHRWTGEVRVSRLHGVYSVGRVINPMTARSQLLGALTMGLSAALHEEGWRDPRSGHVVTQDLATYHVAAHADVLDLQAEWLDEEDHLATPMGSRGIGEIGIVGTSAAVANATFHATGVRVRSLPITADHFLDT; from the coding sequence ATGAGCGGCACCTCGACGGAGGCGGTCACCCGGATCGTGCCGGAGCAGCTCCCCGCGCGCGCGATGGGGCGGCACCTCGACCGGCAGGACGGCGTCGCGAAGGTGACGGGTGCGGCGACTTACGCGGTCGAGCACCCGGTCGACGGCGAGGTCCTGCACGCCTGGCTCGTCACCTCCACGACGGCCCGCGGGCGCGTGCTCCGGGTCGACGCGAGCGACGCCCTGGACCACCCGGGCGTGCTCCGCGTGCTCGACCACGAGAGCGCGCCCCGGCTCGCCGACACCGAGGACCGGGAGCTCGCCGTGCTCCAGGACGACCGGATCGCCTTCCGCGGGCAGATCGTCGCGATGGTGGTGGCCACGTCGTCGGAGGCCGCGCGCGAGGGTGCGCTCCTGGTGCGGGTGCACCAGCACGAGGAACCGGCGGAGGTCGTCTTCGACGAGCACAGTGCGACCTACGCCCCCGACGAGGTCAACGCGGGCGCGGAGACGGACACCCGGGACGGCGACCCCGACGCGGTCCTCGCGACCGCCCCGGTGGGCGTCGACGCCACCTACGTCACGCCCCACGAGTTCAACAGCCCGATGGAGCCGCACGCCGCGACGGCGACCTGGGACGGCGCGCTGCTCACCCTGCACGACTCGACGCAGGCGGTGCACGCCGTGCGCGCCACGCTGGCGCCGGTGCTGGGCCTCGAGCCGGAGCAGGTGCGCGTGCTCGCGCCGTACGTCGGCGGCGGCTTCGGCAGCAAGGGCCTCCCCCACGCCCCCGAGGTGGCGGTCGCGCTCGCCGCGCTGGCGCTGCCCGGCCACCCGGTGCGCCTCGCCGTGACGCGCCAGCAGATGTTCGCGCTCACCGGCCACCGCACCGCCACCCGCTCGCGGGTGCGCCTCGGCGCCGAGCCCGACGGCACGCTCCTCGCCCTCCGGCACGACACGACGTCGCAGACGTCGCGCGTCAAGGAGTTCGCCGAGCAGTCCGCGACCGCGGCCCGCATGATGTACGCCGCGCCCCACCGCGCCACGACCCACCGCGTGGCCGCGCTCGACGTGCCCGTGCCGTCCTGGATGCGGGCGCCCGGGGAGATGCCGGGCATGCACGCCCTGGAGGTCGCGCTCGACGAGCTCGCCGTGGCCGCGGGCGTCGACCCGATCGACCTGCGGGAGCGCAACGAGCCGGAGGTCGACCCGGAGAGCGGCAAGCCGTTCAACGGCCGGCGCCTCGTCGAGTGCCTCCGCCTCGGCGCGGAGCGGTTCGGCTGGTCGGAGCGGCCGGCCGAACCCCGCGCCCGGGCCGACGGCGACTGGTGGGTCGGCACCGGGGTCGCGTCGGCGACGTACCCCATGCTGTTCTCGCCGGGCAACACCGCGCGGGTGCGCTCGCTCGGCGACGGCCGGTACGGCGTCGACGTCGGCGCGGTCGACCTCGGCACCGGCGCCCGCACCGTGCTCGTGCAGATCGCCGCCGACGCGCTGCAGGTCGCGCCCGACTGCATCGACCTCGCGATCGGCGACACCGACCTGCCGTTCGCGACGGTGGCGGGCGGCTCGTCCGGCACGTCGTCCTGGGGCAGCGCCATCGCCGCGGCCGCGCAGCAGTTCCGCCACGACCACGGCGCCTCGCCCGACCCCGGACTGCACACCACGGCGGCGAGCGGCGCGTACGCCGACACCGACGGCCACGCGCTGCACTCCTTCGGCGCGGTCTTCGCCGAGGCCCGCGTGCACCGCTGGACCGGGGAGGTGCGGGTCTCGCGGCTGCACGGCGTCTACTCCGTCGGCCGCGTCATCAACCCCATGACCGCCCGCTCCCAGCTGCTGGGCGCCCTCACCATGGGCCTCTCGGCCGCACTGCACGAGGAGGGCTGGCGCGACCCCCGCTCCGGTCACGTCGTGACCCAGGACCTCGCGACCTACCACGTCGCGGCCCACGCCGACGTGCTCGACCTCCAGGCGGAGTGGCTGGACGAGGAGGACCACCTCGCCACGCCGATGGGCTCGCGCGGCATCGGCGAGATCGGGATCGTCGGCACCTCGGCGGCCGTCGCGAACGCGACCTTCCACGCCACGGGGGTGCGGGTGCGGTCGCTGCCGATCACGGCGGACCACTTCCTCGACACCTGA
- a CDS encoding xanthine dehydrogenase family protein subunit M, protein MKELTYHRATDAAEAVALVADDPDARFLGGGTNLVDHLKLGVARPGTLVDVSRLPLDSVEELPNGGLRIGAAVRNSDLAAHPAVRRGFPAVARALLAGASGQIRHQATTAGNLLQRTRCVYFQDVTTPCNKREPGSGCSALEGYGRYNAILGASEACVTTHPSDLAVALTALDAVVVVLGPDGERRVPMTELHRLPGHHPEHDTVLRHGDLITAVELPGSAVASASTYAKARDRASYAFALVSVAAAVDLDGGEGGRVRDVRLAWGGVAHRPWRAYVAEEALRGAVLTEETAREAAAAELAAASTTGQTAYKVAMVRNLTAHTLLRLAGGAR, encoded by the coding sequence ATGAAGGAGCTGACCTACCACCGCGCGACCGACGCGGCCGAGGCCGTCGCGCTCGTCGCGGACGACCCCGACGCCCGGTTCCTCGGCGGCGGCACCAACCTCGTCGACCACCTCAAGCTCGGCGTCGCCCGGCCCGGCACCCTCGTCGACGTGTCGCGGCTCCCCCTCGACTCCGTCGAGGAGCTCCCGAACGGCGGACTCCGCATCGGCGCCGCCGTCCGCAACAGCGACCTGGCGGCCCACCCCGCCGTGCGCCGCGGCTTCCCCGCCGTCGCGCGGGCGCTGCTCGCCGGCGCCTCCGGCCAGATCCGCCACCAGGCGACCACCGCCGGCAACCTGCTCCAACGCACGCGCTGCGTCTACTTCCAGGACGTCACGACGCCCTGCAACAAGCGCGAGCCCGGCTCGGGGTGCTCCGCCCTCGAGGGCTACGGCCGCTACAACGCCATCCTCGGCGCGAGCGAGGCGTGCGTGACCACCCACCCCTCCGACCTCGCCGTCGCGCTCACGGCGCTCGACGCGGTCGTCGTGGTGCTCGGCCCCGACGGCGAGCGGCGCGTCCCGATGACGGAGCTGCACCGGCTGCCGGGCCACCACCCGGAGCACGACACCGTGCTCCGCCACGGCGACCTGATCACGGCCGTCGAGCTGCCGGGCAGCGCGGTCGCGTCGGCCTCGACCTACGCCAAGGCGCGCGACCGTGCCTCCTACGCCTTCGCGCTCGTCTCCGTGGCCGCAGCCGTCGACCTCGACGGCGGTGAGGGCGGCCGGGTGCGCGACGTCCGCCTCGCGTGGGGCGGCGTGGCCCACCGACCCTGGCGGGCGTACGTCGCGGAGGAGGCGCTCCGCGGTGCCGTGCTCACCGAGGAGACCGCCCGGGAGGCGGCCGCGGCGGAGCTGGCGGCGGCCTCGACGACCGGCCAGACGGCGTACAAGGTGGCGATGGTGCGGAACCTGACGGCGCACACGCTCCTGCGGCTCGCGGGCGGTGCGCGATGA
- a CDS encoding 2Fe-2S iron-sulfur cluster-binding protein encodes MDADITLTVDGERRAVTVDTRTTLLDALRERLGVTQPKKGCDHGQCGSCTVLLDGRRHLTCLALAVAHDGAEIVTAGGLAGLRDAAEPGGDLHPVQQAFLDHDGYQCGYCTPGQVCSAVGVLDELRAGHPSLVTDDLTAEDLTGTDDEIRERMSGNLCRCGAYAGILAAVRQAGERTTGQEARA; translated from the coding sequence ATGGACGCCGACATCACCCTCACCGTGGACGGGGAGCGGCGCGCCGTCACCGTCGACACCCGCACCACGCTGCTCGACGCGTTGCGCGAGCGGCTCGGCGTGACGCAGCCGAAGAAGGGCTGCGACCACGGCCAGTGCGGGTCGTGCACCGTCCTCCTCGACGGCCGCCGCCACCTCACCTGCCTCGCCCTGGCCGTCGCCCACGACGGCGCCGAGATCGTCACCGCGGGCGGTCTCGCCGGCCTCCGCGACGCAGCAGAGCCCGGCGGCGACCTCCACCCCGTGCAGCAGGCGTTCCTCGACCACGACGGCTACCAGTGCGGCTACTGCACCCCGGGCCAGGTCTGCTCGGCCGTCGGCGTGCTCGACGAGCTGCGCGCCGGCCACCCCAGCCTGGTGACGGACGACCTGACGGCCGAGGACCTCACCGGCACCGACGACGAGATCCGCGAGCGCATGAGCGGCAACCTGTGCCGCTGCGGCGCCTACGCCGGCATCCTCGCCGCGGTGCGCCAGGCGGGCGAGCGGACGACCGGCCAGGAGGCCCGCGCATGA
- a CDS encoding WHG domain-containing protein, whose product MPRVGLTADRVAAAGAELADEVGFAALTVTAVAKRLGVQQASVYAHVGGVRDLQVRIAHLALAELNDATAEAVAGRAGREALTAYAAAFRTYARAHPGRYAAMRMPLEPAEAASSAGPRYAATTRALLRGYAVPEEDANHAVRLVGALLHGFVSLELGGSFDHSDPPAEQSWHRAVAALDSLLATWERPEDHA is encoded by the coding sequence GTGCCTCGTGTCGGACTGACCGCCGACCGCGTCGCCGCGGCCGGTGCCGAGCTCGCCGACGAGGTCGGCTTCGCGGCGCTGACCGTCACGGCCGTCGCCAAGCGGCTCGGCGTGCAGCAGGCGAGCGTCTACGCGCACGTCGGCGGGGTGCGGGACCTGCAGGTGCGGATCGCGCACCTCGCGCTCGCCGAGCTGAACGACGCCACCGCGGAGGCCGTCGCCGGGCGCGCCGGTCGGGAGGCGCTGACGGCGTACGCCGCTGCGTTCCGCACCTACGCGCGCGCCCACCCGGGCCGGTACGCCGCGATGCGGATGCCGCTCGAGCCCGCGGAGGCCGCGAGCAGCGCCGGGCCGCGGTACGCCGCGACCACGCGGGCGCTGCTCCGCGGGTACGCGGTGCCCGAGGAGGACGCGAACCACGCCGTACGGCTCGTCGGTGCGCTGCTCCACGGGTTCGTCAGCCTCGAGCTGGGCGGGTCGTTCGACCACAGCGATCCGCCCGCCGAGCAGTCGTGGCACCGCGCGGTGGCGGCGCTCGACTCCCTCCTCGCGACCTGGGAACGCCCGGAGGACCACGCATGA
- a CDS encoding SGNH/GDSL hydrolase family protein has translation MNGLHDVPLTPAHLRGAVEVEHTPRGGLLPHRLPAWARAQLPDPQLLMAEAQPSGVRVALRTAATVLELETRATKRVYVGVPPRPDGVYEVAVGGAVVATGSVGGGDVLTIDLGAGSMTRSDGGAGVVRFAGLPGGTDGVRDVEIWLPHDEQTELVALRADAPVEAAPADGRRRWLHHGSSISHGSNAATPTGTWPAVAAALADVDLINLGFGGSALLDPSTARVMRDLPADVISVKLGINLVNADLMRLRALAPAVHGFLDTIREGHPTTPLLVVSSIFCGIHEDTPGPSAPDMEAAAEGRVRFVATGDPAEVARGRLTLRVVREQLAAVVAQRAGTDPHVAYLDGTTLYGEGDAERLPLPDGLHPDAATHRLIGERFAAAAFGRGGPLG, from the coding sequence ATGAACGGCCTGCACGACGTACCCCTGACGCCTGCGCACCTGCGCGGCGCCGTCGAGGTGGAGCACACCCCGCGGGGCGGTCTGCTGCCGCACCGCCTGCCTGCCTGGGCGCGAGCCCAGCTGCCCGACCCGCAGCTCCTGATGGCCGAGGCGCAGCCGTCGGGCGTGCGGGTCGCGCTGCGCACGGCGGCCACGGTGCTCGAGCTCGAGACGCGGGCGACGAAGCGGGTCTACGTGGGGGTGCCGCCGCGGCCCGACGGCGTCTACGAGGTCGCCGTCGGGGGCGCGGTGGTCGCGACCGGCTCGGTCGGCGGGGGCGACGTGCTCACCATCGACCTGGGTGCGGGCTCGATGACGCGGAGCGACGGCGGTGCCGGTGTGGTGCGGTTCGCGGGACTCCCGGGCGGGACCGACGGCGTGCGGGACGTAGAGATCTGGCTGCCGCACGACGAGCAGACGGAGCTGGTGGCGCTGCGGGCCGACGCTCCCGTCGAGGCGGCGCCCGCGGACGGGCGCCGTCGCTGGTTGCACCACGGCAGCTCGATCAGCCACGGGTCCAACGCGGCCACGCCGACCGGCACGTGGCCGGCGGTGGCCGCGGCGCTCGCCGACGTCGACCTGATCAACCTCGGGTTCGGCGGCAGCGCGCTCCTCGATCCGTCGACCGCGCGCGTCATGCGCGACCTCCCGGCCGACGTGATCAGCGTGAAGCTCGGGATCAACCTCGTGAACGCCGACCTGATGCGGCTGCGGGCGCTCGCGCCGGCGGTGCACGGGTTCCTCGACACGATCCGTGAGGGGCACCCGACGACGCCGCTGCTCGTCGTGTCGTCGATCTTCTGCGGGATCCACGAGGACACGCCCGGTCCGTCGGCGCCGGACATGGAGGCGGCGGCGGAGGGCCGCGTGCGGTTCGTCGCGACGGGCGACCCGGCCGAGGTGGCGCGGGGCCGGCTCACGCTGCGGGTGGTGCGCGAGCAGCTGGCGGCGGTGGTCGCGCAGCGCGCCGGCACCGACCCGCACGTGGCGTACCTCGACGGCACGACCCTGTACGGCGAGGGCGACGCCGAGCGGCTGCCCCTGCCCGACGGCCTGCACCCCGACGCCGCCACCCACCGCCTCATCGGCGAGCGCTTCGCCGCTGCTGCGTTCGGTCGTGGTGGCCCGCTGGGGTAG
- a CDS encoding DUF222 domain-containing protein, whose product MDRGTHTTATALIDAVRERTRAARAAEAAAFVAVGDWAAAHTSDAVVGDPITVLGGWHEAEYAEALAGDQFLELGGPGAPVVAEFCIGEVAAARGCSFDAARRLVGDAVELRYRLPRVHARITAGEVDVWRGRRIAQATRTLTFEAAGFVDRHVAYVAGKATGPEVDRLVAEAAARFDPETTEAERHAADGDRYLAIEMGDVAHADPLTGTLRGTVNVHGSLDLADALDLERTVAHVARQLGDLGCDSDLDVRRSMALGEIARRCDGVTTLEYDAGDGPAGTEPRPVQRARREVVLFVHLDQAAITGGLDGFGPGIDACTGRTGIDLARLDTPGAPRGAVTVEQVQAWCASPDTTVTVKPIINLNTDDAVNGYSPPDRIAEHVRIRWPRCVFPYCTRSSRTADLDHCKPYEQNGPPGQTSTRNLFPLCRRHHRMKTHREMTTGNRWTYRPTNPDDGEPPSAVIWTSPMGLRYLVDRDGTRPWPPSEPGHEPHGT is encoded by the coding sequence ATGGATCGGGGGACCCACACCACAGCGACCGCGTTGATCGACGCGGTCCGCGAGCGAACGCGAGCGGCTCGTGCGGCGGAGGCGGCTGCGTTCGTCGCGGTGGGTGACTGGGCTGCGGCGCACACCTCGGATGCGGTGGTCGGGGATCCGATCACGGTGCTGGGTGGGTGGCACGAGGCCGAGTACGCCGAGGCGTTGGCCGGAGATCAGTTCCTCGAGCTGGGTGGGCCGGGTGCGCCGGTGGTGGCGGAGTTCTGCATCGGGGAGGTCGCCGCCGCCCGTGGTTGCTCGTTCGACGCTGCGCGCCGGCTCGTCGGCGACGCGGTCGAGCTGCGCTACCGCCTCCCGCGCGTCCACGCCCGCATCACTGCGGGCGAGGTCGACGTGTGGCGGGGCCGGCGCATCGCGCAGGCCACCCGCACGCTCACGTTCGAGGCAGCCGGGTTCGTCGACCGGCACGTCGCGTACGTCGCGGGCAAGGCCACCGGTCCCGAGGTGGACCGGCTGGTGGCCGAGGCCGCGGCTCGGTTCGACCCCGAGACCACCGAAGCCGAACGCCATGCGGCTGACGGCGACCGGTATCTCGCGATCGAGATGGGCGACGTCGCCCACGCCGACCCGCTCACCGGGACCCTGCGCGGCACTGTCAACGTCCATGGCTCCCTCGACCTGGCCGACGCGCTCGACCTCGAACGGACCGTCGCCCACGTCGCCCGTCAGCTGGGCGACCTGGGCTGCGACTCAGACCTCGACGTCCGCCGCTCCATGGCCCTGGGCGAGATCGCGCGGCGCTGCGACGGCGTGACCACGCTGGAGTACGACGCTGGTGACGGGCCAGCCGGCACCGAGCCACGACCGGTGCAGCGGGCCCGGCGCGAGGTCGTGCTGTTCGTCCACCTCGACCAGGCCGCGATCACCGGCGGCCTGGACGGGTTCGGGCCGGGCATCGACGCCTGCACCGGCAGGACGGGCATTGACCTCGCGCGGCTCGACACCCCGGGCGCGCCTCGTGGCGCAGTGACGGTCGAGCAGGTCCAGGCCTGGTGCGCGAGCCCGGACACGACCGTGACCGTCAAGCCGATCATCAACCTCAACACGGACGACGCCGTGAACGGCTACAGCCCGCCCGACCGCATCGCCGAGCACGTCCGCATCCGATGGCCACGCTGCGTCTTCCCCTACTGCACCCGCAGCTCGCGCACCGCCGACCTCGACCACTGCAAGCCCTACGAACAAAACGGCCCACCCGGCCAGACATCGACCCGGAACCTGTTCCCGCTGTGCCGACGCCACCACCGCATGAAGACCCACCGCGAGATGACGACCGGCAACAGATGGACCTACCGCCCAACCAACCCCGACGACGGAGAGCCACCGAGCGCCGTCATCTGGACCAGCCCGATGGGACTGCGCTACCTCGTCGACCGCGACGGCACCCGCCCCTGGCCACCATCAGAGCCCGGGCACGAACCACACGGCACCTGA
- the yidC gene encoding membrane protein insertase YidC yields MSVLDPITHALAAVVATAHSAATDVGAAPDGIGAWLVALVSVVVTVRLLLLPLVVRGVRQAHAGARARPHLAEVQKKFREAQEKARSTGGAGARPDPAAMRELMEERRRISTEHGVSRLGCLPMLLQMPIWIGLYHLIGGAARGRAIGALDAGLVASLGAATLAGVPLADHGYLGAGAGHLAVVALLAGAAALLSFVTQHFLVLPNMVLTDAPEAVVSAQRMMPLLSAGGMLVAAAVVPVALLVYWVVNAAWTCAQSAVVWRWFPTPGSPAALRHGARDASVPGVA; encoded by the coding sequence GTGTCCGTGCTCGACCCCATCACCCATGCCCTCGCGGCCGTCGTCGCCACCGCCCACTCCGCCGCCACCGACGTCGGCGCCGCACCCGACGGGATCGGCGCCTGGCTGGTCGCCCTCGTCTCCGTCGTCGTCACCGTGCGGCTCCTGCTGCTGCCCCTCGTGGTGCGCGGCGTCAGGCAGGCCCACGCCGGCGCCCGCGCCCGGCCCCACCTCGCCGAGGTGCAGAAGAAGTTCCGGGAGGCCCAGGAGAAGGCGCGATCGACGGGCGGGGCCGGAGCGCGCCCCGACCCCGCGGCGATGCGCGAGCTGATGGAGGAACGTCGTCGCATCTCCACCGAGCACGGCGTCTCGCGGCTCGGTTGCCTGCCGATGCTGCTGCAGATGCCGATCTGGATCGGCCTCTACCACCTCATCGGCGGCGCCGCCCGCGGCCGGGCGATCGGCGCGCTCGACGCCGGCCTCGTCGCCTCGCTCGGTGCCGCAACGCTCGCCGGCGTACCGCTCGCCGACCACGGCTACCTCGGCGCCGGCGCCGGCCACCTCGCCGTCGTCGCCCTGCTCGCCGGCGCGGCCGCCCTTCTCTCGTTCGTCACGCAGCACTTCCTCGTGCTGCCGAACATGGTGTTGACCGACGCGCCCGAGGCGGTCGTCAGCGCCCAGCGGATGATGCCGCTGCTGTCCGCCGGCGGCATGCTCGTCGCGGCCGCCGTCGTACCCGTCGCCCTCCTCGTCTACTGGGTCGTCAACGCCGCCTGGACGTGCGCCCAGTCGGCCGTCGTGTGGCGCTGGTTCCCGACGCCGGGGTCGCCGGCGGCGCTACGGCACGGGGCGCGCGACGCGTCCGTGCCGGGCGTGGCCTGA
- a CDS encoding AMP-binding protein — MSESYARGETTPALLEETIGAALARTVAAHGDREALVEVASGRRWTWRELDAEVDRTARALLAIGIAAGDRVGIWSPNCAEWTIVQLATARVGAVLVTINPAYRSHEFAYAVNQSGLRLLFAASRFKTSDYAAIVASTAGECPGLERTVFLDTGDLEELRGEGDARADELAGAVAERAATLRPEDPINIQYTSGTTGRPKGATLSHRNILNNGFFTTELINLTEQDRLCIPVPFYHCFGMVMANLGCVTHGAAMVIPGPAFDPVTTLEAVASERCTALYGVPTMFIAMQNHPDFSSHDLSSLRTGVMAGSVCPIEVMKRCVEEMHMAEVAIAYGMTETSPVSCQTRVEDDLERRTATIGRVHPHVEVKIVDPVTGATLPRGEAGEFCTRGYSVMLGYHDDPEKTAEAIDADGWMHTGDLAVMREDGYCVVVGRIKDMVIRGGENIYPREVEDFLYTHPDIEDVQVVGVPDATYGEELCAWIRVRPGRPPLDAAAVRAFCEGRLAHFKVPRYVLVVDEFPMTVTGKVRKVEMRERSAAELGLA; from the coding sequence GTGAGCGAGTCCTACGCCCGCGGCGAGACCACCCCAGCCCTGCTGGAGGAGACCATTGGCGCGGCACTGGCGCGCACCGTCGCCGCCCACGGCGACCGCGAGGCCCTCGTCGAGGTCGCCAGCGGACGGCGGTGGACCTGGCGCGAGCTGGACGCGGAGGTCGACCGCACCGCGCGGGCGCTGCTCGCGATCGGGATCGCCGCCGGCGACCGGGTCGGCATCTGGTCGCCGAACTGCGCGGAGTGGACCATTGTGCAGCTCGCCACCGCGCGGGTCGGGGCCGTGCTCGTGACGATCAACCCGGCGTACCGGAGCCACGAGTTCGCCTACGCCGTCAACCAGTCCGGGCTGCGGCTGCTGTTCGCGGCCTCGCGCTTCAAGACGAGCGACTACGCCGCGATCGTGGCGTCGACAGCGGGTGAGTGCCCGGGGCTCGAGCGCACGGTCTTCCTCGACACGGGCGACCTCGAGGAGCTCCGCGGCGAGGGAGACGCCCGTGCGGACGAGCTCGCCGGGGCCGTCGCCGAGCGGGCCGCGACGCTGCGGCCCGAGGACCCGATCAACATCCAGTACACCTCCGGGACCACGGGACGCCCCAAGGGAGCCACGCTCAGCCACCGCAACATCCTCAACAACGGCTTCTTCACGACCGAGCTGATCAACCTCACCGAGCAGGACCGGCTCTGCATCCCGGTGCCCTTCTACCACTGCTTCGGCATGGTGATGGCCAACCTCGGCTGCGTCACCCACGGCGCCGCGATGGTGATCCCGGGCCCGGCCTTCGACCCCGTGACGACGCTGGAGGCGGTCGCGAGCGAGCGCTGCACGGCCCTGTACGGCGTGCCCACCATGTTCATCGCGATGCAGAACCACCCCGACTTCTCGTCGCACGACCTCAGCAGCCTGCGCACCGGCGTCATGGCCGGTTCGGTGTGCCCGATCGAGGTGATGAAGCGCTGCGTCGAGGAGATGCACATGGCGGAGGTGGCGATCGCATACGGGATGACCGAGACGTCGCCCGTCTCCTGCCAGACGCGGGTCGAGGACGACCTCGAGCGACGGACCGCCACGATCGGTCGCGTCCACCCCCACGTGGAGGTCAAGATCGTGGACCCCGTCACCGGCGCGACGCTTCCCCGCGGCGAGGCCGGTGAGTTCTGCACCCGCGGCTACTCCGTGATGCTCGGCTACCACGACGACCCGGAGAAGACCGCCGAGGCGATCGACGCCGACGGCTGGATGCACACGGGCGACCTCGCCGTCATGCGGGAGGACGGCTACTGCGTCGTCGTCGGTCGGATCAAGGACATGGTCATCCGGGGCGGCGAGAACATCTATCCGCGCGAGGTCGAGGACTTCCTCTACACGCACCCCGACATCGAGGACGTGCAGGTGGTGGGCGTCCCCGACGCGACGTACGGCGAGGAGCTGTGCGCCTGGATCCGGGTGCGTCCCGGGCGACCGCCCCTCGACGCGGCTGCGGTGCGGGCCTTCTGCGAGGGCCGGCTCGCGCACTTCAAGGTGCCGCGCTACGTGCTCGTCGTCGACGAGTTCCCCATGACGGTGACCGGCAAGGTGCGCAAGGTCGAGATGCGGGAGCGGTCGGCGGCGGAGCTCGGGCTGGCCTGA